The following is a genomic window from Manihot esculenta cultivar AM560-2 chromosome 9, M.esculenta_v8, whole genome shotgun sequence.
ATATCTTAAGTAAGTTTGACTACAAGACCATTATAGACTTAGGGATGAAACCAGattcaagaaaataaaatttgttttgATTGTATTAGCGTAGAGAAATCACAGCAAGAGGTAAAATGCAggtattaaagaaaaaaagaagagtatATACATGACTGCAAAAACAGCAAACAGGCATCCAAAATGGAACGTTCAGCATGAGATACTTAAGCGAAGGCAGCAGACTtaaccccccccccccaccTCCACCCCaccaagaaaagaaaaaaaaaaacaaaagacacATACTAAAGATATATATACACAAGGACATGTGTATGTTGAGTGATGGGCTGTCAGGCTTAGAAAAGTCAAACCCGCATGCACAAACTGAAAAATTCATCATGAAACACTAGTTCATACTCGGTTGGGCTCAATGTTCCACTCCTACAATCCAAAAGGAAAAGGCAATCGAAAATATATGTACATTTCAAAACCTGGAACAGTACCATGCCAGTGACATCAACCATGGGCACGTAACAGATTTTCAGCTAAAAAGAACCATTGACATGATGGAGAGGACAGATTGGTTAATTAAAAGTTTGCAAGAGAATTGGATGAAATGCTTGGAAGAAATGAGGGTAAGTATGAGGACAGATACATGTGAGTCAAACAATAGGATCAACAAAGAATTGCCAGCAGAAGGTCATTATAATACTCATATCTTATCTTTCATTTTCCAGAATTTGGGAATTGCCCTAAAGCATCAAGCAGGCACAATATTCCCAAACATCTCATTGAAGTTTATCATAATGGATCTTTGATCAATTATCTCTAAATCTTTCATCAATGCCAAAAATAGACCGAAAGTTAAGTTTTCTCATTTTCCCATGTGCAAAACCAATATTATACATAAGAAATTTGACAGGAGAGATTCAAAGGGTGATGCACTCACTTGGACCAACCATTAGCTGGAGAAAGCTCAAAAGGATGATTGGTTGCAGTGTTTGTAGGACTCCCATAAATTACTTCATCCTCAACATTCTCCTTCTGAGGTTTCAGAGAGAAATGACTATCACTCCCAGACAATGGGGGGAAAAATGCATTCTGCAACCATGGATCATtaccacttgaacaagtgactggACTAAATGCTCCACCATTCTGGCCATTGCCAAGAAAAACCTTCTCTGGAGACTGAGTACCAGAAAGGACATGGTCATCTTTTAAAAGAAGGGAAGCCATATTTTTCTGAGACGAAGACTGCAGCACATCTTCCTTAGTTGATCTGCACTGATCTGGAGGTAGAAGCCAGCTTCCTGTACCACCTATGAAACCCAAACCATCCTGACCAAGAGGAGAACTAGTCCACATTTGCCATGTTCCCTTCTCATTCACATGCACATCATCCACAGGCAGTATGTGTGAATCTTGAGCCTTAGGAGTAGTTGGAAACCAATTAGAACCATTGTGCTTTTCATCAGCAAATCGAAGTCGTGATGATGGAGACTCAATTGGAGATAGTTTGTTCACTTCAGAAGAGGCAGATAAATTCTTCAACTCATGAGGTCTTTCCAATCCTATGCCTGATGCAAAACCAGTCCCCAGGTCCAACTGAAAATTATCAAGCAACTCTGATACAGGCCCAAGCAGTGATATTGGATCAGGAACATAACATGGATCTTCAAAAAGCTCAGGTTCCTCGGGCGTAAAGTCATGAGGACCTTCAACAACATGAGAAAAAATGGGTTCAATGGGAGATGAGAAGCCTAAACTAGAGCTACTGGATGAATTTGGATATGTTGAGAGAGTAAATGGCGATGGCAACCCAAAACTGATTGGATTATCAAAAGATTGCAACGATAATGACTGCCCTAGTAACTTTGGGCTTTGAACTTCTGACTGCAGCTTACAATTAGGCCTGCTAATGACATTTGAATTTGAGGATGAAATCTTTGGTGATGTTCGGGTAAATAGTTGTTGCCATGATTTTTTAGGTGCTGTCCTTGGTTGTGGTTCAGAAAGCACCTGTCATGAAACCGTCAACAATTTCATACTCTTTTTCCTCCATTCAGAGCCAAAGTACAATGCttaaacaaaaacaaaacagaaCACAAACCAAAGAAAACATGAAACTAAACTGCAGTGCCATATGGGACACCACTGACTTACTAGTAAAGTATATTTGCACACAGATTCAGTTCCCAAAAAAAGCATGGGTGGGTAACCATAATGGGAAAAGTTTTTCAATAAGAATGAGCACAATGCCAAAACTATGAAAAATCTACCCAAATGTCAATTAATGATTGCTAAATAATACATTCTTTGAAATTACTTCAGAAATCTCCAATGAATTCGCAACAGATGAAAGCACATCACGAGGACAATCTTAACGAAGGAAGATGGGGACATGGAGTGATTCCTGCATACATTAGTCAGGCCACCTGTACACATccttaaaaaaactaaaaataaaataatggcaAGAAACTTACAGGATGATTTACATTCTTCTCATCTCCATTCATACTTAACTTCCCAGCTATACGATCAGGTGAACAGATATCCCTCCTGTAGGCAGATGTGTGACTGTGGTCTACAGAACTGTTaaacttattttcttttgtAACATTAGCAGGAGTATAAGCAGTCTTTCCAAAGAAACCACTTCCTGTAAAAGCTTTTGAAGACGACAAAAATGTACCCCTCATTCGATCCAGATACCTAGCTCCAGCATTTCCACGGCTATAATTACTTGCAGATGAATGCTTTAACCCATGTCCTAACTCACTGCTCTGGCCTTTCAAACTGTCTGTCCCGGACTTTTGATGCTCCCGGCGGTCAGTTTCACTCTTCTTCTCATAGTCCCGCTTCTGCTCACATTCCTTACCTGCTTTCTTCTCCAACTCTTCAGCATCAGAGTTACTCTTACTCGATCCCttgtctttttctttccttctttcctGACGTTTCCCCTCTGCTTCCTTCTTACTATCTTTCTCCCTAGTGGGCTGTGAAGATTTTGTTCGATCTTTCTCAGCCTCCATTTTCTCATCCCTCAGCCTCCTACGTTCCTCTACCAATCTTGCAACGTCCTctctttgctttctttcttCCTCCTCCAAAAGCTCCTTCTCTAACCTAGCCTGTCTTTTCTCTTCCGCTTTTCTGCGGGCTTTTTCTCCTCTACTCTCATGATAGTTTGACCCAATATCAGCTCTTTTAGCTAACATCCCCCTATGATCAGCATCAGAAGAATCCTCCTTTGATGAACTAATCCTAAAAATCTTTCTCCAAATCCACCTAAtgctcaagaaaaaggaagtcaACAACTTGCATGCAAACATTACAACACCTGAATAAGATTTCTCAGCCAAACAATTCTCATCACCTCCAAAATACCCACTCCCATTCTTCCGCCAATAATTAGATTTCCCAACAGTAGATCCACCAACCCAATTGCCATTTTCTAACCAATCCTGACCACACATCCATCCATTGTCAGACCATGCTTTGCCATTCAGTATCTTTCCACCCTTGCCAACCAGATCCTTGATAATCCCAGAATTTGACATTCCCAATCCAGGAGGTATAGGCAAATCTAAAACTGGCCTCTTGGAAATATGACCACAATAAGAACACATAAATCTACCACCTCCTGGATTCTGATCCCTATACGGTGTCAAGCAGTTTCTGCACCTTCTCGTAGCAGTCTTTCGAAGCTTCTGCAATTCAATTGCTTCAGACCTTTTTCTCTCCCTCAGCCGTGCATTTCTACGCACACGCCAAGCAGACAGCTGAGGCATCAAAATCTCATACCAAAAAAGAGTGACCAGAAGCACAAAAACACAGGCGAGCCTGGGTGAGGTTATCTCAAATCGAAAGGCAGGTGGCAGAAGCTGTGAGAGAGCCCACAATCCTATAAGAGGAATAACTAACCAAGGTAGCATAGTAGCAACCCGGCGAGACCACTTCTGGATCACACAGAGTATACACATTATCCTCTTAACCCACTCCTATCTTCCCCGTGTTGAAACCGAACAAAAAAACCCTAGAAATCGGAATAAATTTGCACCTCTCAAAATAATGCTTCAATTGAAAACCCTAGTTCCTAACTTGCCGTCGAAATCGAATATGAATGCAGACCAATTCCTCAAAACTTCAAGTACCCTACCAGTATTGGAAAAAGGGAACAAATACATCCATCCAATACgtcaagaaaataattaaaaatcaaaaggaAAAGACAAATAACTAAACCAACATCAACGTTTCAATAATAGAGAGATTAATCAGACACGAACAAACTGAAGAAATGGATAAGAAATAGGGTTTCAAGAACGGTTCCGTACGTAGCACGGCCAAATGCGAGGGAGAGTGAAGACTTACAGATTGCGAGCCCATGGTAATTGAAATTTGTTGTAATATCGTaaaaaatgggagagaaaaagtaaATTAGGGAGGCGAGTCGGGTCCTGCGGCGGAATCGGGTTGAAGACGGTGGGTGCAGCTCGTTCGTCCGCTCTTACCAGCGAAGAAACTGTGAGAAtatgtgagagagagagagagatcgcgaaaaaaaaaaaaaaagataagagggaaaggaaaaaaaaattaagaatttcaaGAAAAATCGATTTTATAAGCCATCATTAAACCGGAAACTCTTGGACCGGCTTCCGTAATTACCAAttcctttttaaaatttaggatttcgcaaattttaatttaattaattttttatttatcaatttttatttaaaataaataaatttaattttataatttaaaataactattttcattcgtatataattttatagaaatttatttaaacttttaCTACAAAATGAATCatttctatatatattttaagtaaaatattatttaattaagatttataattttatttgcttCCTGAAAATTTTACTTAGGTCATATTTTtgtgtatttattttttaaaattttattgttaataataaataattttatccttaaatttttatatttataaatatttttctataaattttattaccaTAACTATTTTCCCCTCATTTAACTTCTcttgaattcttttatttctgtAGCTAAtgttaaattgataaaatgaaGGGAGACTAAATggttagataaaattaaatgtgaataattaaattatttatttttctaaatataataattaaattaaatgtaaaaataatatattttttattatttaatttaattttaaaaattaaaaaattaacaaatttatatatgtaaaaatcttaataaaaattttacactAAATTTGTTTcgcataaaatatattttcctgAAAAATATGTATCACATGTTTTAATATTTACGATactcaaaaaatataattaatagaaaatatttttctaatcaaagtcaatgttaaatatttttcactaataaaatttttattaaaatctttatatataaatttattaatatattttatttttaaaagtaaaattaaaatagaaataaattattttgttggataatatttttaaatacaaattattttctgtaaaaaaataaaattttagactctatttattttataaaaaatattgttcaataaaatatttctcaTACTTTCTACAATTTAGAGCATTTAGAAAATTTAGTaagtggaaaatatttttttagtcaaaaaaaatatatcattttaagaaaaataacttttttattaaaaaaaattatttttcacattttaaaatttttattaaaatttttatataaatttatttataaaatttattttgtaaattaaaattaaataataaaaaataaattatattattaaaaatattttacacatgaaaaatttttcataaaaaatactttttaaatataaattatttttcacaaacaaaTAATACGTGAAAagtaattttctatttaaaaaaagtatttttcttaaactaatttaatatttttttattaattaaattatctgaatatccaaatattaaaaaatgtaaaaaatatttttcaacgaAGAAACGAGCCTTAATCAATATTTATACTTTATACTTCCCTAATTCAATAAAGCAAGTCTGCGATTTAAATTATTAGTATTGTTTTCAAAgtaatcatttaatttaaattaatgtatTTATATGCTAATACAATCTTAATTTTAAACATAATTTAGTAGTCACAATTATATTTGACTCCCTTTTTtcacattaaattaaaaaaaaaaactcatattatatttacttttaagaaaaatttaattttgacgcAAGTTTTTCTCTGTGGTCTCTCTGTGACTCGATACTCTCACATTTTCCTCTTTTTTTAACTTAACTTCTTCTTTCCCCTTCTCATGAAAAACGATCTGCGTCAATTAactattgataaaaaatatatttttgtccctattaagagtttcataaatattccgatcgtcacttatgatttctgtatgatGGAAATGTTTCTCACatgcaatccaatcaattttcagaatatgcaaaCCTTAAATTTATGACATCCTTTAGAGGGGTATTTATTATGGAATTGGAGATAAAAAGATATCTGTTtcgtttttttaataatgttgattttgaaaagtTTGATGAGGAGAGTGTAGCCCGaataaatgatatgctaaaaAAAGGCCAAGAAACACTAAATATAACGTTGTTACAGGTTTTACTTCCTCTCAACAGGATACCTCTAACAACACCCCTACGAATGTTCCTCAAGTACCCGTCAAAGGTCGGGATAGTCGAAAGTCATAATCATCCTGTGTTGGAACGGCCGAGGACTCGACAATTCtcggacagttaatgcattgaaagatttggttactagttacaagccggacattttattttttatgaaaacaaaAGCTCCTAGTTCTCATATGGATTTTTTTCGTaactttttacattttgatggttgcttctcagtaAATAGACAAATATTGGGAGGAGATCTTTCGTTAATGTAGAAGAGTCATGTGTTTGTTTCTGAAATtggctttttttcaaattttattgattcggttgtttcgaaatgtaatattcaatggaggtttactggttattatgggtttccgaaattgcaacgacgacgtcagtcttaaaatcttattcgagctttatctcgtagaaactcTCTTACGTGGctttgttcgggagactttaatgatttatgctcgagaaaTGAGAAAAAATGAGTATAtttaccaaattatcttatgcacgGGCACTTGAGGaacatttttaccaaattatctgggtttgattttaaatgattataaatttttgttagattctaaaactgatatttctgttagatgactCTAACGGCTCATATTTTGgttagagaatctattaggCATAATTGTCTCTATTTGGAATGATATTTCTcattatttgatgaaattttattaatacaattagtaatttgaattttaaaaaaaacataacttagtaaatattcataaaaagaaaagttagtaAAATaaacgatttaattttaatgtattaATAAGAGCAAAGAGTATATTACACTTTATTGAGTCTTAGATTCTATTTGTTtgcaaaaattaatttatatttaaaaaatattttttataaaaaatattttttaataagataatttatttttaattatttaattgtaatttaaaaataaaatttattaataaatttatatatataaattttaataaaaattttaagatatttttttaaaaagaaaatatttttcttaaaatatctattttttcctttaattaagaaaatattttttattaattaaattttttgagtgtTTTCAATATCAGAAAATATATTACATACCTcttaaatatgttttattttaaagaaaataaatttaaattttttatatttactttttataatttcaagttttttttttttgcaatgaAATTGTATAGGTTgaataaaataagaatattaacatacttaaaaattataaataactttttaaaaattactgtaTTTAGCATATTATTAGTTAAGAGTATATTTCCATCATCATTAAATTAgtactataaaattttatattatcatattattttcatatcctctgagaaaatattttcacatATTAACACAGTAATCTgtgaataaatataaattataatattattttatcttcGCCGAAAATAGAAGATATATTGATTTTCAATAAGGCTTTAGACTTATGTTACACTGtttaaacatgcttaaaaaaatgtaataaaGGTCTAAatgtaaagaaaattataaaaaattaaaataacaataataataataaataaaacttaaGGGCTAGACATTGAAACCCTAAGCTTCTAATTAAGTTGGGTTAGAAATTGGTATATCGCCACATGGAACAATGCCGGTGAAGGGAGGCTTTTTGAGATCATCAACGCATAAATCAAAGGCTATTGAAGTATTAAACAACTAAGGATCAATTAGAACCTCAACCCATGCTTTGATGTTGGTAGCCATAATGTAAGGAAACACTGTCAAAGATTTTGTTTGAGCCTAGAAGGGGATGTTTAATAGAAACATTCCATACTCACTAGAATTGATAAGAAATTTAGAGATGCTCAATATTAAAACTTAGAGAATGCGGCTCTCATTACCGTCAAAATAACTTTAAAATCATTCAcggcataaataaataaaaataatgcattttaaaaaatatatatataataatcgaaaaacatattttttcgAAATAACTAAGTATATTTAAAATCTAACGAATTtgtcaatataaaaaaaatttaagatttactttctttttgttgttttttATTAGATCTGCTAGTAAAATATACAATCCTTTGTTGAATCTGCTCGTAAAATACACAACCCACCATGAGATAATGAGGAAAAATTCATTATCGAGTATAAGAAGAGGAAATCCGCCAACTTAAGGAGAGATTGATTCGATGACAGAAAGAGGGAGACAAACAAACTTCAAAAGTTTGAAAATCGATGAGAGAAAATGCTTTCTCTAATTAACCAGAGAGAAATCAGTGTTGTCTTAGACAGTATTATAAAATGGCTTGACAATTACaacttaattttctttaattgcaataaagaatcaattgaaaataataacaataataataatggatgaactaaacaaaataatttagtaattaaGCAATATAAATActtagaaaaaataatataaaattttacgttttaattatattaatatattttcttaatatggATAGATACATTTATGTGGTTATCATTCTGGGACCAAaggaataattataataattaaacatttagttttttttttagattattttaacatattaaaaCTTTCAATAATAAGAAATACCAGTTCAATAAAAATCAGGCGGTAcgcttaattataaaattatcgtaaattttcacaaaaatatatagaattgaaataatttacaaatttaatgtttacaTAAGAAAACATGATTTGAAACTAGAAGAATTTCAAAAACTATTCCTCTCATCACTAGAAAAATTCTCATATTTGTTTCTCACAAGATAACGATATATTGACGCTTATTACACTAATCGAAGTCtagaataataaattgaaagGAGGGAGGGGTCAACGAGCAGTTAAAGAGAATAGAACTCGAAccttttagaaaagaaaaaaataacacTTGAACGCATGTATTATTGTCTATGAAATAGACGgaaatgataaattaaaaattaaaaaataataataagacaATTTATACGCGTCGAATCAAACAATTTATacgtgatgaccgctggattccttcaccccggaccaggggcttgaccacagcccaaatcccatgacgtagaggcccacacacctgatatacagaacaagcctggctcatccaaccctcaaggccgggctcgacccatcttcttcacTCAAGCCGGCCTGGCCCACgcgaagcaggccctctccactcaggcttagcgtctggcccaactctcggcccagcccaggatccagagAAATATTCACCAAACAGCCTgacagatccgctcgaacgtacgcacgaggagaatcagaggccgttacgcatggagcaggcggctgatactctagtacctccgaatccgcatggcagagacgcgtggcccaatcctggagagacctttacacgtcactagcaagcaagacaatgtataaaataggagtcccctcctcagaaagcttaggccttattcagtaatacaaaacccttgtaaaaccctattctattggatctcagatcatcaattggcgccgtctgtgggaaacgaaggggatcttttcatcactggagttttcactttcaaaacccactgagatccacgatggcaaactaccaagaaagtaaccttaatattTCAAATGacttgagctctgcccaagatgggcagcagttctccttttctagccctacaacgttgaataaccaaacacctatttctcttaatccctcgccaagcctggcagggaatactcccaccatgaccctgtctaaccaagacattcaaaccatggctctccagctacaaaccactgctcactggttggggcagataatgcaacaaaggggacttagcaccccaataaacgcactcccagtagtggaggaacccagaaccgatgaaccccaacctacctctgcccgcctccaaactaacaaccacgatgccggagaagaggaagaaccggaggcccgaattcatgggagaagggcaagagagttgatagaaaatgaagaggcgaacgactattctgctgaaacaaccagggaaacgggaactgaaacagaggaggaagaatgtagtttgggcaaaagatccgGCCCGAAAgatgagaaaatgaaccaaaagctgaaaaggttgaaggagcagctcctagccgagctaggtaagaaagatcagagtcaaacctccttgcctacttcttctcccttctcaaagttaatgcagcagcagaccgttcccaaaaagtttatgatgccgccgatggcggcctataatggggctggtaacccgagagagcatgtcatgaactataagaccttcatggaattgcaaactctgtcagatgctctgatgtgcaaggtgttcccaacaacgctctcgggaccagcgagggcatggttcaacagcctggaggccggaagcattaaaagtttcggagatctggccacccgcttcattagccggttcgtagccggggtgccagcagataggaagacgagctatctggaaacagtgagacaaaaagctggtgaatccctcagagagtatgtcgcccgtttcaatacggaggccctgcagattcccgagcttgacgaaggaagggcggtagaggccatgcaaaagggaacaacctctgccgagttctttggttctctgagcaggaaacctccgacctcactagccgagttgatgaagagggcggaaaagtatataaggcaggatgacgccttagtaacgagtagatttgccaaaggggtggaaggaaaagagaaagccccggaggaggggaggtcggagaaacacgagaagaagcgtggaaagaggcctgagccgtacaagcaggcctgggaaagaagggatcaaaggcctcctcctcctcggattctcgaaccaagagtgctccctccttgggtcctggagaaaccgactccattaaatgcgtccagagccgaggtgctcatggctgtccaggataaggagtttctccagtggcccaaacctttgaagtcggaagcagatcagaggaatcctgacaagtattgacagtaccaccggacgcatggccacgatacaaataactgttttcagttaatcgcggagattgaaagattgataaaaagggggcatcccAAAAATTTtctgaagaaaccggagggacagaggcctcaacccggtctggcagcccagatgcccaggagaactggagctggaccagtgaatgatgggtccagtggaaccattaatatgattgttggaggaactggaggacgaatgaaccgtcgaggaaagaagagaaaccgggaaggggagaccagcaatggcgaggtgatgcagatcgttgaacactctcccatgaccatcgctttctcttcggaggatgcacagggcattcagatgccccatgatgacgcgcttgtcattgaagcagtcattcataattttcgggtgaagaaggttctggtggatgatgggagtaaggtcaacttattgccatatcgggttttccagcagatgggaatcccagaggaacagctggttcgggaccagtcacccatcaaagggatcggaggagcaccggtacttgtagaagggaaggtgaagctggcccttaccttgggagaagcacccagagctcgcacccatcatgaggtgtttttggtggtcaaactcccactgagctacaatgcgattttggggaggccggcgttgttca
Proteins encoded in this region:
- the LOC110622506 gene encoding uncharacterized protein LOC110622506 isoform X1, with protein sequence MCILCVIQKWSRRVATMLPWLVIPLIGLWALSQLLPPAFRFEITSPRLACVFVLLVTLFWYEILMPQLSAWRVRRNARLRERKRSEAIELQKLRKTATRRCRNCLTPYRDQNPGGGRFMCSYCGHISKRPVLDLPIPPGLGMSNSGIIKDLVGKGGKILNGKAWSDNGWMCGQDWLENGNWVGGSTVGKSNYWRKNGSGYFGGDENCLAEKSYSGVVMFACKLLTSFFLSIRWIWRKIFRISSSKEDSSDADHRGMLAKRADIGSNYHESRGEKARRKAEEKRQARLEKELLEEEERKQREDVARLVEERRRLRDEKMEAEKDRTKSSQPTREKDSKKEAEGKRQERRKEKDKGSSKSNSDAEELEKKAGKECEQKRDYEKKSETDRREHQKSGTDSLKGQSSELGHGLKHSSASNYSRGNAGARYLDRMRGTFLSSSKAFTGSGFFGKTAYTPANVTKENKFNSSVDHSHTSAYRRDICSPDRIAGKLSMNGDEKNVNHPVLSEPQPRTAPKKSWQQLFTRTSPKISSSNSNVISRPNCKLQSEVQSPKLLGQSLSLQSFDNPISFGLPSPFTLSTYPNSSSSSSLGFSSPIEPIFSHVVEGPHDFTPEEPELFEDPCYVPDPISLLGPVSELLDNFQLDLGTGFASGIGLERPHELKNLSASSEVNKLSPIESPSSRLRFADEKHNGSNWFPTTPKAQDSHILPVDDVHVNEKGTWQMWTSSPLGQDGLGFIGGTGSWLLPPDQCRSTKEDVLQSSSQKNMASLLLKDDHVLSGTQSPEKVFLGNGQNGGAFSPVTCSSGNDPWLQNAFFPPLSGSDSHFSLKPQKENVEDEVIYGSPTNTATNHPFELSPANGWSKLEHLEYEYLKFSTSSNCYYSPIARSMTNRWSCLSLLQKRVIAGERREKYMSLDRISIDSVE
- the LOC110622506 gene encoding uncharacterized protein LOC110622506 isoform X2, encoding MCILCVIQKWSRRVATMLPWLVIPLIGLWALSQLLPPAFRFEITSPRLACVFVLLVTLFWYEILMPQLSAWRVRRNARLRERKRSEAIELQKLRKTATRRCRNCLTPYRDQNPGGGRFMCSYCGHISKRPVLDLPIPPGLGMSNSGIIKDLVGKGGKILNGKAWSDNGWMCGQDWLENGNWVGGSTVGKSNYWRKNGSGYFGGDENCLAEKSYSGVVMFACKLLTSFFLSIRWIWRKIFRISSSKEDSSDADHRGMLAKRADIGSNYHESRGEKARRKAEEKRQARLEKELLEEEERKQREDVARLVEERRRLRDEKMEAEKDRTKSSQPTREKDSKKEAEGKRQERRKEKDKGSSKSNSDAEELEKKAGKECEQKRDYEKKSETDRREHQKSGTDSLKGQSSELGHGLKHSSASNYSRGNAGARYLDRMRGTFLSSSKAFTGSGFFGKTAYTPANVTKENKFNSSVDHSHTSAYRRDICSPDRIAGKLSMNGDEKNVNHPVLSEPQPRTAPKKSWQQLFTRTSPKISSSNSNVISRPNCKLQSEVQSPKLLGQSLSLQSFDNPISFGLPSPFTLSTYPNSSSSSSLGFSSPIEPIFSHVVEGPHDFTPEEPELFEDPCYVPDPISLLGPVSELLDNFQLDLGTGFASGIGLERPHELKNLSASSEVNKLSPIESPSSRLRFADEKHNGSNWFPTTPKAQDSHILPVDDVHVNEKGTWQMWTSSPLGQDGLGFIGGTGSWLLPPDQCRSTKEDVLQSSSQKNMASLLLKDDHVLSGTQSPEKVFLGNGQNGGAFSPVTCSSGNDPWLQNAFFPPLSGSDSHFSLKPQKENVEDEVIYGSPTNTATNHPFELSPANGWSKKDWTMRVSGEGVGKPSSTRPNIGGLFPSPDVQSLWSFD